A window of the Chloroflexus sp. Y-396-1 genome harbors these coding sequences:
- a CDS encoding Fur family transcriptional regulator: MTTNSSPSPQAPLDTQAWLNGVRAAWQRSGLRITAPRLRVIETIVSYQAPFSAEQLYADLCTHSEAPGRATVYRTIEQLHASGWLARIHGPVGEEGYVPCQPGHLHHLVCTQCGAVTSFEGCDLDSLLNRVAAATGFSIEGHLLQLFGRCARCRAH; this comes from the coding sequence ATGACGACAAATAGTTCACCATCACCCCAAGCTCCTCTTGATACGCAGGCCTGGCTGAACGGTGTTCGGGCAGCCTGGCAGCGCTCTGGGTTGCGGATTACAGCCCCTCGTTTGCGCGTGATTGAAACGATTGTTTCGTATCAGGCACCGTTCAGCGCTGAACAACTCTACGCCGATCTCTGTACACACAGTGAAGCGCCGGGGCGAGCAACTGTTTACCGTACCATTGAGCAGCTTCACGCTAGTGGCTGGCTGGCTCGTATTCATGGGCCGGTAGGCGAAGAGGGATATGTGCCCTGTCAGCCTGGTCATCTTCACCACCTCGTTTGTACACAATGTGGTGCTGTTACCAGTTTTGAAGGGTGTGATCTTGATAGCCTGCTGAACCGAGTTGCTGCGGCAACCGGTTTTAGCATTGAAGGTCATCTCTTACAGTTGTTTGGGCGTTGTGCCCGCTGCCGGGCGCATTGA
- the rpsR gene encoding 30S ribosomal protein S18 produces the protein MGRSKSSGKPRSRRRECEFTKLGIEPDYKDIKRLQKYLTAQGKILPRRRTGVSAKMQRRLAVAIKRARHLAMLPIAPAHTR, from the coding sequence ATGGGTCGTTCAAAAAGTTCAGGGAAGCCACGTTCGCGCCGTCGCGAATGTGAGTTCACGAAACTCGGTATCGAGCCGGACTACAAAGATATAAAGCGCCTGCAGAAGTACCTGACAGCGCAGGGCAAAATTCTGCCCCGTCGTCGTACTGGCGTCTCGGCCAAAATGCAACGTCGGCTAGCAGTTGCGATCAAGCGTGCACGCCACCTTGCGATGTTGCCGATAGCTCCGGCGCATACACGCTAA
- the pheT gene encoding phenylalanine--tRNA ligase subunit beta has translation MRVPLSWLREFVRIDLPVEELARRLTFGGMEVAQIHRIGVEGAPLPWDPELIVVANVLEVRSHPNADRLVLADVDYGADQPHTVVTGAPNLFPYRDQGRLPHPLKAVFAREGAQLYDGHAEGWVITRLKGRPVRGVMSDAMLCSEKELGLSEDHEGILILPDDAPVGMPLRDYLGEVVLEIDLTPNFARCLSIVGVAREVAALTGAPLTLPDPQVIATGPSIIGRANVTVHEPDLCPRFMVGLAEGVKIGPSPFWMQRRLINAGMRPINNIVDISNYVMIEWGQPTHAFDADRVVNRHLIVRLAQPGERLTTLDDRDRDLTPGPESGLTHPPLMVCDETGPLAIAGVMGGASSEVRETTTNVLLEAAIWEPVQIRRTARGFKLPSEASRRFERGVDYELPPIALRRCLELMRLYAGATIAADFIDVYSRPWQPITIDLPPAEVRRLLGLHLDSHTIADILRRLGFKCTIIGNTTVGDFAMLATEPIVRVEVPSFRQDVTMIADLCEEIARVYGYDRIPMTRLADELPPPAPPRAIELEEQVRDLMVGAGLTELITYSLIDMALVAKVQPSEAVAERYLKLSNPSTPEHVYMRRSLLPSLAAALAMNLRERERSTVFEIGRVYLPLAQPGKDDRWLPDEPRRLAIAMAGPRQVESWLNTDRDWLDFYDLKGIVELLGERLGLADRLSFAPLTDDERFHPGRSATLLLTVKQDERGRALEQQPVGVLGEAHPQVRARLEVNVPRILLAEIDLETLFVHAGQAVYRPISRFPASTQDLSIVADETIPEAQIRAVIQRSAGEYLESLILFDRYSGPQVGVGKRSLTYHLTFRAPDRTLLDETLAKIRKKIISSLERELGATIRS, from the coding sequence ATGAGAGTTCCGTTATCCTGGTTACGCGAATTTGTTCGCATCGACCTGCCGGTTGAAGAGTTGGCCCGTCGCCTTACGTTCGGCGGGATGGAAGTAGCGCAGATTCATCGGATCGGCGTTGAAGGCGCACCGCTGCCCTGGGACCCTGAGCTGATTGTCGTTGCTAATGTGCTTGAGGTGCGTTCGCATCCGAACGCCGACCGGCTGGTTCTGGCCGATGTCGATTACGGCGCCGATCAGCCGCATACAGTGGTGACCGGTGCTCCGAATCTCTTCCCGTACCGCGATCAAGGACGGTTGCCGCATCCGTTGAAAGCCGTTTTTGCTCGCGAAGGTGCGCAGTTGTACGACGGCCACGCCGAGGGATGGGTCATTACCAGATTGAAGGGTCGCCCGGTACGTGGGGTGATGAGTGATGCGATGCTCTGTTCTGAAAAAGAGCTTGGCCTGAGTGAAGATCACGAGGGTATTTTGATCCTGCCCGACGATGCACCGGTTGGCATGCCGTTGCGCGATTACTTGGGTGAGGTGGTGCTAGAAATCGATCTCACTCCCAATTTTGCCCGCTGCCTTTCGATTGTTGGTGTGGCCCGCGAGGTTGCTGCTCTGACCGGCGCCCCACTGACACTGCCTGACCCACAAGTCATTGCTACCGGCCCATCGATTATTGGGCGAGCAAATGTGACAGTGCACGAACCCGATCTCTGCCCGCGCTTCATGGTCGGCCTGGCCGAAGGCGTCAAGATCGGCCCCTCTCCCTTCTGGATGCAGCGCCGTCTGATCAACGCCGGAATGCGTCCAATTAATAACATTGTTGATATTTCCAACTACGTGATGATCGAATGGGGACAGCCGACGCATGCATTTGACGCTGATCGGGTTGTCAATCGCCATCTGATCGTGCGGCTGGCCCAGCCCGGCGAGCGACTAACCACGCTCGATGATCGTGATCGCGATCTGACCCCTGGCCCCGAAAGTGGTCTGACCCATCCGCCACTCATGGTCTGTGATGAGACCGGCCCACTGGCAATCGCCGGGGTGATGGGTGGGGCAAGTTCAGAAGTACGCGAGACGACCACAAATGTGTTGTTAGAGGCGGCGATCTGGGAGCCGGTACAGATCCGTCGCACGGCGCGAGGTTTCAAGTTGCCAAGCGAAGCATCACGACGCTTTGAACGCGGGGTTGATTACGAATTGCCACCGATCGCGCTCCGTCGTTGTCTGGAACTGATGCGGCTCTACGCTGGCGCAACGATTGCCGCCGACTTTATTGATGTCTACTCACGGCCGTGGCAACCCATTACTATTGATTTACCGCCCGCCGAGGTTCGCCGGTTGCTCGGTCTTCACCTCGACAGTCACACGATTGCCGATATTCTACGCCGACTCGGTTTTAAGTGTACGATTATCGGGAATACGACTGTTGGTGATTTTGCTATGCTGGCAACCGAGCCGATCGTGCGGGTTGAGGTGCCTTCATTCCGGCAAGATGTGACGATGATTGCCGATTTGTGCGAAGAGATCGCCCGTGTGTACGGCTATGACCGCATTCCGATGACCCGTCTGGCCGATGAATTACCGCCACCGGCCCCCCCCCGCGCTATCGAGCTAGAAGAGCAGGTGCGTGACCTGATGGTTGGGGCCGGTCTTACCGAACTGATTACCTATTCGCTCATCGATATGGCATTAGTGGCCAAGGTGCAGCCATCTGAAGCGGTTGCTGAGCGTTACCTCAAGCTGAGCAACCCCAGTACCCCCGAACACGTCTACATGCGCCGCTCGCTGTTGCCCTCGCTCGCCGCAGCACTAGCAATGAATCTTCGTGAACGAGAGCGTTCAACTGTTTTCGAGATTGGACGTGTTTATCTCCCATTGGCGCAGCCAGGAAAAGATGATCGCTGGCTGCCCGACGAACCTCGGCGGCTGGCAATCGCCATGGCCGGCCCTCGCCAGGTAGAAAGCTGGTTAAATACCGACCGCGATTGGCTCGATTTCTACGACCTGAAGGGCATTGTCGAACTCCTTGGTGAGCGGTTGGGATTGGCCGATCGTCTGAGTTTTGCGCCGCTGACCGACGATGAGCGTTTTCATCCCGGACGTTCGGCGACGCTATTACTGACGGTCAAACAGGATGAACGTGGTCGAGCGCTTGAACAGCAACCTGTAGGAGTCCTCGGCGAAGCGCATCCCCAGGTACGCGCTCGCCTAGAGGTGAACGTCCCACGCATTCTGTTGGCCGAAATCGACCTGGAAACGCTCTTTGTTCACGCCGGTCAGGCAGTGTATCGTCCCATTTCACGGTTCCCGGCCAGTACCCAAGACCTCTCGATTGTGGCCGATGAAACCATTCCCGAGGCCCAGATTCGAGCGGTCATCCAACGGAGTGCCGGTGAATACCTTGAGAGTCTGATCCTGTTCGACCGGTACAGTGGGCCGCAAGTTGGCGTCGGGAAACGTAGTCTGACTTATCACCTTACCTTCCGGGCGCCCGACCGCACCCTGCTCGATGAGACGCTGGCGAAGATTCGCAAGAAGATTATTTCCAGTCTCGAGCGCGAATTGGGCGCTACCATTCGCAGTTGA
- the mvk gene encoding mevalonate kinase, protein MATAPAKLILCGEHAVVYGRPAIALPLADIRATATVTSNPAVNGPMINAPDLGGRWSIAERPDEPLSGLVKTLIERFGISPQIEITIRSAIPIASGMGSGAAIATAIVRELLALRGQTLSPAMIAELVYESERGYHGTPSGIDNTVVAFEQPIWFQRRPDLPPLIEPVFISVPLTLVVGDTGIRSPTRLPVGAVRERWQADPARYEALFDRVANLVVAARAALAQGDVPTLGHLLNTNHELLREIGVSSTELDRLTAAARAAGALGAKLAGGGWGGVMIALTTPDRAPDIAAALRAAGATNALVTTIAPAAAFFPDR, encoded by the coding sequence ATGGCAACAGCGCCAGCCAAGCTCATTCTCTGTGGAGAACATGCGGTCGTCTATGGTCGGCCGGCGATTGCCTTGCCGCTGGCCGACATTCGGGCGACAGCAACAGTAACCTCGAACCCTGCTGTGAACGGGCCGATGATTAACGCGCCTGATCTCGGTGGGCGGTGGTCGATTGCTGAGCGACCAGATGAACCATTGAGCGGTCTGGTCAAGACATTGATTGAACGGTTTGGTATCTCGCCACAGATTGAGATTACCATCCGCTCGGCGATCCCTATCGCCAGCGGGATGGGAAGTGGTGCGGCGATTGCCACTGCAATTGTGCGAGAGCTACTGGCCTTGCGAGGGCAGACACTCTCGCCAGCGATGATCGCCGAGCTGGTTTACGAGAGTGAACGCGGCTATCATGGGACACCCAGCGGTATTGACAATACGGTAGTTGCATTTGAACAACCAATCTGGTTTCAACGTCGTCCTGACCTGCCACCGCTGATCGAGCCAGTCTTCATTAGTGTACCACTGACACTAGTCGTAGGTGATACCGGTATCCGTAGCCCAACCCGCTTGCCTGTCGGCGCCGTCCGCGAGCGTTGGCAAGCCGATCCGGCACGTTACGAAGCCCTCTTTGATCGGGTTGCCAATCTGGTTGTTGCTGCACGCGCTGCGTTAGCCCAGGGTGATGTTCCTACATTGGGTCACTTACTCAATACGAACCACGAATTACTGCGCGAGATTGGGGTCTCTTCGACTGAGCTAGATCGACTGACAGCGGCGGCGCGAGCGGCCGGCGCCTTGGGCGCCAAGCTAGCCGGTGGCGGTTGGGGTGGTGTGATGATCGCCCTCACCACACCTGACCGTGCACCAGACATTGCAGCAGCGTTACGGGCTGCCGGAGCAACCAATGCGCTCGTTACGACGATTGCACCTGCCGCAGCGTTTTTCCCTGACCGATAA
- a CDS encoding helix-turn-helix domain-containing protein, with the protein MSTPDQKMPLAVLLFHAAMQRRMSLADFAANLHLSVATLRSYLFETGKRSRIRNKTVEQMAKVLDMSPEEVRERAELLPYAGQVFSEWLKQQMQGRFTRARLCAETKISDSAMKNYLNGHTTPDPDNAMKLAEVLGADPLEMARLIVATELSQRGVTLPPPPPTAVAEEVSAAPAQPVEAKVSTPTTVAEAPATPTADGISHDAIITAYSEQRLLNLWRRLNPQGRRATLTYIASLLAEELS; encoded by the coding sequence GTGAGCACGCCAGATCAAAAGATGCCGCTTGCGGTGCTCCTCTTCCACGCTGCAATGCAGCGCCGTATGTCATTGGCCGATTTTGCAGCGAACTTACACCTCAGTGTTGCGACCCTCCGCTCATACCTGTTTGAAACAGGAAAACGTTCGCGAATTCGTAACAAAACCGTCGAGCAAATGGCTAAAGTGTTGGATATGTCGCCTGAAGAAGTACGGGAGCGGGCAGAGCTGTTACCTTATGCAGGGCAGGTGTTTAGTGAATGGCTAAAACAGCAAATGCAAGGGCGTTTTACACGGGCAAGGTTGTGCGCAGAGACCAAAATTAGTGATAGTGCTATGAAAAACTATCTGAATGGTCACACCACGCCCGATCCTGATAATGCGATGAAGCTGGCCGAGGTTCTCGGTGCCGATCCGCTGGAAATGGCTCGTTTGATTGTGGCCACCGAATTGAGCCAGCGAGGTGTGACGTTGCCACCACCACCTCCGACTGCGGTCGCTGAAGAAGTTTCAGCCGCACCTGCCCAGCCAGTTGAAGCGAAAGTGAGCACACCTACGACGGTTGCTGAAGCACCTGCAACACCGACTGCCGACGGTATCAGTCACGATGCAATCATCACGGCTTACAGTGAGCAGCGGTTATTGAATCTGTGGCGTCGGCTTAACCCGCAAGGGCGACGGGCAACACTGACGTACATTGCGTCGCTATTGGCGGAAGAGTTGTCGTAA
- a CDS encoding S9 family peptidase, whose translation MTNPTPQPFTIDDLYELGWLEDPRLSPDGRYVAVVWVTVDRVGNSYHRHIALVPTDGSKPLRRFTRGKQDQQPRWSPDGQWLAFVSNRDDERGQIYLISVNGGEARQLTNHPNGASDPAWSPDGRYIAFLAPVNADEQAREDAGDTPPPPADAWEARRAREQRQHEEELRTDPRVITRLPYRSGTSYFDDRRRHIYVVEVNDDDTPATPRRLTSGDLHYSAPVWMPDGLALLSTATRDPEADSLFAYYDVMRIPLDGSRPQLLTSAGFSYFDPRPSPDGRQIAFLRLNEARLLGEGRRVAIIPATGGEPHDLTAHTDLNVEQFHWQPDGQGVLFSADWRGHAHVYQIGLPGTPTYRNGMTLVGGMRIVSEFDVGRDGSIAFIAGSADNPCDLFWRSADGQEHRLTRINERLLSQRIIVPIEEMLYLAPDGSEVQGWTLHPPDFDPARRYPLAVYIHGGPHIMWGPGFRSMWHEWQVAAARGYVVFFCNPRGSEGYGELWRDAIRGNWGEADAPDILAGIDALVARGYIDPNRIGVTGGSYGGYMTAWLIGHDDRFACAVAARGVYNLLTQHSTSDAHELIEIEFGGFPWELYEELWDHSPLAHAHKIKTPLLLLHSELDYRVPISEAEQLFAILRRQKKVVELVRYPREGHELTRSGEPRHRADHMRRTLEWFDRYLRREQGDA comes from the coding sequence ATGACAAATCCAACCCCTCAGCCCTTTACAATTGACGATCTCTATGAATTGGGCTGGCTCGAAGACCCACGACTCAGCCCTGACGGACGTTATGTAGCGGTCGTTTGGGTAACGGTTGATCGGGTAGGCAACAGCTATCACCGCCATATTGCCCTGGTACCAACCGATGGCAGCAAACCATTACGTCGCTTCACACGTGGCAAACAGGATCAGCAACCACGCTGGAGTCCTGATGGGCAGTGGCTGGCATTTGTTTCAAACCGCGATGATGAACGCGGACAGATTTATCTCATCTCAGTCAATGGTGGTGAGGCACGTCAGTTGACTAACCATCCGAACGGGGCTAGCGATCCGGCCTGGAGCCCGGATGGTCGGTACATTGCCTTTCTTGCGCCGGTGAATGCCGACGAGCAGGCCCGCGAAGACGCCGGTGACACGCCACCACCACCTGCCGATGCCTGGGAAGCACGGCGAGCGCGTGAGCAGCGTCAGCACGAAGAAGAGTTGCGCACCGATCCGCGGGTGATTACCAGATTGCCATACCGTAGCGGTACCAGCTATTTTGATGATCGCCGACGCCATATCTACGTCGTTGAAGTCAATGATGATGACACGCCGGCAACGCCGCGTCGGTTGACATCCGGTGATCTGCACTACAGCGCACCGGTCTGGATGCCCGATGGTCTTGCGCTGCTCAGTACGGCCACTCGTGATCCTGAAGCCGATTCGCTCTTCGCCTATTACGATGTTATGCGGATTCCGCTCGATGGCTCACGCCCACAGCTATTAACCAGTGCCGGTTTTTCGTATTTCGATCCTAGACCATCGCCTGACGGTCGCCAGATCGCATTTTTGCGTCTTAACGAGGCCCGCCTGCTTGGCGAAGGCCGTCGCGTAGCGATTATTCCGGCTACAGGTGGTGAACCGCACGATCTGACGGCCCATACCGATCTGAACGTTGAGCAGTTTCACTGGCAACCTGATGGACAGGGGGTATTGTTTAGTGCCGATTGGCGCGGTCATGCGCATGTGTATCAGATCGGCCTGCCCGGTACACCAACGTACCGTAATGGCATGACCCTGGTTGGCGGGATGCGAATCGTCAGCGAATTTGATGTCGGGCGCGACGGCAGCATTGCCTTTATCGCCGGCAGTGCCGACAATCCGTGCGATCTCTTTTGGCGCAGCGCCGATGGTCAAGAGCATCGTTTAACCCGCATCAACGAACGTCTGCTAAGCCAGCGCATCATCGTCCCAATTGAGGAGATGTTGTATCTCGCCCCTGATGGAAGTGAAGTACAGGGATGGACCCTGCATCCACCCGATTTCGATCCCGCTCGTCGTTACCCGCTGGCCGTCTACATTCACGGTGGCCCGCACATCATGTGGGGACCGGGCTTTCGTTCGATGTGGCACGAATGGCAGGTTGCGGCAGCACGCGGCTATGTGGTCTTCTTCTGCAACCCTCGTGGCAGTGAAGGGTATGGCGAATTATGGCGAGATGCAATTCGAGGAAATTGGGGCGAAGCCGACGCACCTGATATTCTGGCCGGGATCGATGCGCTGGTCGCTCGCGGCTACATCGACCCCAATCGAATCGGGGTGACCGGTGGTTCATATGGCGGCTACATGACTGCCTGGCTTATCGGCCACGACGACCGCTTTGCCTGTGCCGTTGCTGCACGCGGGGTCTATAATTTGCTGACGCAGCATAGCACTAGTGACGCCCACGAGCTGATTGAGATCGAGTTTGGTGGTTTTCCCTGGGAATTGTACGAAGAGTTGTGGGATCACTCGCCGTTGGCCCATGCCCACAAAATCAAAACGCCGCTCCTGCTCCTGCACAGCGAGTTAGACTACCGCGTACCGATCAGCGAGGCTGAACAACTTTTCGCTATCCTCCGTCGGCAGAAGAAGGTAGTTGAACTGGTGCGCTACCCGCGTGAAGGGCATGAACTGACGCGCAGCGGCGAACCGCGGCACCGAGCCGATCACATGCGGCGAACCCTAGAGTGGTTTGATCGGTATTTGCGTCGCGAGCAGGGTGATGCCTGA